One genomic window of Corythoichthys intestinalis isolate RoL2023-P3 chromosome 18, ASM3026506v1, whole genome shotgun sequence includes the following:
- the LOC130906246 gene encoding uncharacterized protein LOC130906246, translated as MRNFTPRMMMHSFSWLFGLSLLFITFADDCPVPVSTEIVTNGAYGAESSTSVTTSGECVSIPGNRQVTFEFDACRYYPCGWASKSHYYLSSVSWSYYTTVAYSGNDWQISCQSHPHPVECGKMADSISLVRVGALGAGNARLALTVDLRTFNLSSLITTTTSMQGRFIPTVPNCLNLLLTPYASSADSMPFRICQSFPQNLAPHRVGQAIPGQRPNVRARFTNYLSKADALEVATGVINLNANSWLERASAAQLAFPHSDCLVCMVARPLMLLVTPPIDSIHNMSCILPLMSRDVPPTDCIQWDSIHPLSPADAPVPMFHASSVSLNSTCFHKDSTRQGERNVNVGGLPSSLCRTIVTLNETDGSESLTKARADVWWFCGGTRLFNVLAPKWSGTCALVSAIYPALVAPLATHSEIHSLTTSNILSRHKRALLDTTHPFFGSQVYIDAIGVLRGVPDAYKSVDQAATGFENLPISAILPVSPNKNVDRINYLHYNQQRLANYTRGGFEAVYEQLAATSPLTLQSNLAVDMLLAKEDGICSMFGDQCCTVIPNNAAPDGSLTASLKKLQSLSNTMKSHSGVDTSNSIVIVAVFAPILAMCVCCCIPCVRSRCKKIVITAIEKHNCVKPPPYVAAEPLAPTTAPQPPPYVTAELLAPTTAPQPPPPYVTAELLAPKTAPQPPPYVTAELLAPRTAPPYPTDDPAGTFL; from the coding sequence ATGCGAAACTTCACTCCGAGAATGATGATGCACTCCTTCAGTTGGCTTTTTGGCCTCTCCCTACTTTTTATCACATTCGCCGATGACTGCCCAGTTCCGGTATCAACTGAGATCGTGACCAACGGAGCATATGGGGCGGAATCCTCCACTTCAGTCACCACCAGCGGAGAATGTGTATCCATCCCGGGAAACAGACAAGTGACTTTCGAGTTTGATGCTTGTAGATATTATCCGTGTGGCTGGGCTTCTAAAAGTCATTATTATTTGTCTTCTGTCTCATGGTCATACTATACAACTGTGGCTTATTCAGGGAATGACTGGCAGATATCCTGTCAATCACACCCTCATCCTGTGGAATGTGGGAAGATGGCTGACTCCATCTCGTTGGTACGAGTAGGGGCGCTTGGTGCGGGCAACGCCAGACTTGCCTTAACGGTAGATCTCAGAACTTTTAACTTGTCCTCTTTGATCACAACCACGACATCGATGCAGGGCCGTTTTATTCCCACAGTTCCAAATTGTTTAAATTTGTTGTTAACCCCTTATGCTTCTTCTGCAGACTCTATGCCTTTTCGAATATGCCAATCTTTTCCACAAAATCTAGCTCCCCACAGAGTAGGTCAGGCAATTCCAGGACAAAGACCTAATGTACGCGCTCGGTTTACAAACTATTTGTCTAAAGCCGACGCCCTAGAAGTGGCCACTGGAGTAATTAATCTTAATGCCAATTCATGGCTAGAACGGGCTTCAGCAGCACAATTAGCGTTCCCCCATTCTGATTGTTTAGTGTGTATGGTTGCTAGACCGCTCATGCTGCTAGTTACCCCTCCTATTGATTCCATTCATAATATGTCATGTATTTTGCCTTTGATGTCCCGAGACGTTCCACCGACTGATTGCATACAATGGGACTCAATCCATCCATTATCCCCAGCAGATGCCCCAGTTCCAATGTTTCATGCCAGCTCAGTTTCATTAAACTCGACCTGTTTCCATAAGGATTCTACGAGGCAGGGCGAACGTAACGTAAACGTAGGAGGGTTGCCCTCTTCCTTATGTCGAACCATAGTAACGCTCAACGAAACAGACGGTTCCGAGTCACTGACAAAAGCACGAGCCGATGTATGGTGGTTTTGTGGGGGTACCAGACTGTTTAATGTACTTGCACCCAAGTGGTCTGGAACTTGCGCTTTGGTTTCAGCCATATATCCAGCTCTGGTCGCTCCTTTAGCAACGCACTCCGAAATACATTCATTAACAACATCTAATATTTTATCACGTCATAAGCGAGCACTTCTAGACACTACTCATccgtttttcggttcacaggttTACATAGACGCAATTGGGGTTCTCCGTGGTGTTCCTGACGCATATAAGTCAGTAGATCAAGCCGCAACAGGATTCGAAAACCTGCCTATATCAGCCATTTTACCTGTCAGCCCCAATAAGAACGTGGACCGAATTAATTACTTGCATTATAATCAACAAAGGCTCGCCAATTATACTCGGGGTGGATTTGAGGCTGTGTATGAACAATTAGCCGCCACTTCCCCTTTGACTTTACAAAGTAACCTTGCAGTTGATATGTTGTTGGCAAAAGAAGATGGAATCTGTTCCATGTTTGGTGATCAGTGCTGTACGGTCATTCCCAATAACGCTGCCCCGGACGGTTCATTAACTgcttcattaaaaaagttacaATCTCTTTCTAATACAATGAAGTCACACTCTGGAGTGGACACTAGTAACAGCATTGTAATTGTTGCTGTCTTCGCGCCTATTTTAGCTATGTGCGTGTGTTGCTGCATCCCTTGTGTCAGGTCACGGTGTAAAAAAATCGTTATTACTGCAATAGAAAAGCATAATTGTGTGAAACCACCACCTTACGTTGCGGCAGAACCGTTAGCCCCTACAACTGCACCACAACCACCACCTTACGTTACGGCAGAACTGTTGGCCCCTACAACTGCACCACAACCACCACCACCTTACGTTACGGCAGAACTGTTGGCCCCTAAAACTGCACCACAACCACCACCTTACGTTACGGCAGAACTGTTGGCCCCAAGAACTGCACCACCCTACCCCACTGATGACCCTGCTGGTACCTTTCTTTGA